The following DNA comes from Plasmodium vivax chromosome 11, whole genome shotgun sequence.
accttaaaCCTTTACGGTTGgatttttcccaaatggtgtaataattatgatttgttttaatttctttttttctgggCACACTTGTTCGTGATGATTGCTTACAGTTCGGTACTTCACAAagaaggttttttttttttgttttttttttttcacatcgCGGGattgtttaatttttgcaagGCAATATCATCAAATTGGAACTGAAtgggtttatttttttttgtggtaCGGTGTCCCTCACTAAATAGTGAAACGCAATTTAAGTGTCGTTTTAGCCcaaatgtgtgtatgtatatgtgtacacattCCAGGGCGCAGTGCTTTCTTGGACGTACGCAGcaagcattttaaaatactGTGTTATAACGCTAAATTACGTACTAAAGGGGGACCAATTAGGACCGTAAAGGAGGCACGCGCGCATACAAAACTGTCCATTCGATTACATcataaaaggaatatatattCGTAAAAGCGATGTACCAAATTAGTGCTCgtgaattttattataaagtgGAGGGTTTCACACGTACGCAGGTGGACGTTTTAAGAGTCATACCGTGCGCATGATATGCACTTACATAATAGGCTATATAATAGTTTCTTGCGCTACATTCACGATGGCCCGAAAATAATGGCAAAACGTGATAACGCCGGTAACGAGGACATTTCGCAAAATAAAACgtgtccaaaaaaaaaaaaagtgtaaaaactGAGCAGTTCGGGGatgaatatgaaaatggtatttaaataattcctTTTAACTAATGATATAAATTTCCCTGATCCGATAATATAACACGCatgtgtacaattttttttgcaaaaaaaaaaaaaaataaaataatttgtaaaaaaataatatgctGCTCGtgcgttcatttttaaaagatttagCATTTATGTTTCGAGTAATGACATGAAAAGTACACCcggcttttccttttcgccaaTTGCCTCCGATTTATGTTTCGTTggacgaaaaataaaaactaatGCTATATTCCAGGGGGTACACAAATAGGAAAAAGATTCCGCGAGTTCAGCGAGTTCAGCGAGTTCAGCGAATTAAgcaaaataagcaaattCAGCAAATTAAACAAAGACTAAATAAGGCAAAAATAACACGTGTACACAGAAGCAAATCCCCAAAAGTGCGTGACCAACCTATAATTACGCATTATTTGAAGCAATTTACACAATTTAAACTTACGAACATGTTATAATTTGTAAGCATTGATTGTATATTCACATTGTACATATAGAGCTGCatcaaattgtttttttggggggactTTTATGTCCATAAGTGAAGCATTATGTGTATACCTCCCGCGTCCTTATGATGAATGATTTTATACTTATTACTGTGCGTACACTTTTCTGTAATAAACGAAGctgtacatttatttaattcgACGGTGTTATACGTGCTATATTGCGTGACAGTGTTTCCCCTGAGTGTGCCCCCCAAGGGTAATTAGCAATTAGGAGCTAATAGTTACCACTTAGTTACTACTTCTTAGTTACTACTCCTTAGTAGTTAATAGTGACCAGTCAAAGTCCCGCAGAAAGTTTGTTTGAAATTGttcatcactttttttgcGATATAGGGCGAAACAACTTCACTTGCGGGGTACTATTTACCAGCATAGCACATAAACCAACCAAACAGCTACATGCATTACGTCGTTTtgtataaatgtaaaatgagTATGTAATATGTACACTTTGCAGTGCGGCATTATACGCGTTTAAGAGGTTTATGTGTTTATAGggtgtttaaaaattatagttatataattagttaaaatatatatacatgtgtttatgtacgtatatactttataaataaattgggGCCTCCCTTTACGCATTAGTTTTGCACGTTGTTGTACGCAAAATGCGTTGAGAACGCAGATTTTTCTCGTCGTAATTATGGCACAACATGAACAAGTATATGTACaagtatatgtataaatatgtacaaatatgtacaaatatgtataaatatatattatatttatttatatatttatatacacagCGCTGTTACTTTCTTTAAGTAGAAAGATTCAGACCTGCTGAATTACTGCGCCAATTTGATTACTCGcggtacatatttttttgcgttataCGTTTGTAcgagttttttttacattttaaaaaacatggttgaacaattttttttttaattgcttgCCAGTGTACAATACATGTATACAGTAAATAATCGCatttaatgtttttaaaagccAAAAAGTACgttatatgaataaatatatacgaatatacatatatatatattatatatatgtacgcgtATAGCAGAATTTAAGCTGAGCGTTGTAAAAGCGAAGCCTCGTAAGagttaaaaaagagaaatattcAAATACCGATATAGGGGGGTATGAGTCAAGGAGGCAAGCCACAGCGTGCATTTGTGAGGGTGCAATCGGGTGGCAGTAGAATAGATTTTTATTGCGTGGTTTGataatagataaaaaaatagcctaTCAAACTAATACCCCCGTTGCGTATAAGCATattgcacatatgtataacGTTTATATATAGCGTATACAAAGCAATATGTACGAAGCAATATGTACGAAGTAATATATGCAGTACAATATATAGATGGTATATgatgtatatatacgtacatgcatgaTCTAGTGCCAAAGTTAGCtttctgcaattttttctatttataaaaatgtgacaattttttacgaatgctcgcaattttttatttttatgtaaaattgaaaatgatgTTATATTAATGATTAATGGCGCGATTTAACTCTACAAACGCGATAGCACATGTTTGTACATATTTAGTTTTACCTAACGCAAAAATCGAGTGACTTGTTTAGCGCAAAAGGAACGTCCTCCTTCTGTTagccaaaaaataacagtTTTTGCCGGCAAGGTGTTTATACAACGGGCGAAGTACAGTACCTGTAGATATACACTTacttttgcatatatatgtttatatatgttaatatatatattaacatatatgtttatttacatgtttatttatacatgttTATTTGTACGCATATACGCAATTGCCTAGGCAATGCTTTCTTCGAACCAACTTGTACGAATCGCGAGCTCGTACAGGTTTAtctatgcatatataattgCAACTTTcctcatttaaaaatgaaccttgtgatttttccccataaatatatacgtacatttgattaaatgatttttaagttataattttagcgccatttttattatttaccattttggtgtatataaatattgagTCGCTTTTTTATATAGTCGAGCGGAGCAGTTGTGTAATGGTAAACTAGCGTTCATTTTATGATGGATTGTTTAGTAATGGGCATTATGTTGTAACGCTTTGTTTTACAAGTGATTATAAGTGATTATAAGTGAATAAAAGAGAATAAAATTCATTAAAAGTGAATAAAATTGATCAGAATTGATTACAAGTGATTACATTGATTATAACTGATCAGCAGTGATTGTTTCTGTCAGTTGAAACGGCAGTTAGTGTCCATGTGCAGTGTGCTTCAACAAGTTGCGATTTTTCGTTTATCAGAAATAAGCAGTTAATGCGCCGCAAATGTTATtagtttaaaaataaatattgaaCGTCCAAATTACAGGAACCTtcataaatggaaaaagtaAGTCCCGTTTTTATTGCACATCGTTATGATGTACACTGTTGTGATGCACGCGATTTTGTCATGACCGCTATTATAGTTGTCACGGGGACTGTTCTTTCATCATTCCGTTAAGTGGTGCTTGTTCGCATGTTGCACACCCAAGGGTGTTCCCCCGGCGAGCACACCTAACTGGATGTTTTTTCGCCAAGGTGTGAATTTATCAACATGCCGTTGTGTATATTACTGTTGtcattccatttttgtctgccgttttttttccacaggATCCGAAGTACAAAGATTTACCTTCCCAAATATATTACGATAAATTGAATGAAGATATaatcgaagaagaagatgatgaacatgaagaaaatgaagaaagtCAAGAAAACGTTTACTGGGAAGCTATAGAAGGATCATACGAGCAAACACCCTGGGTTCgagatgttttttttaaactggAAAGGAACTTAACTGAGATAAATGAAAGTCGTGGCGAAGATAGTCTAAGCAAGAAACATTGTTATGATTTGAATTACTGGCTATACGAACAAGTGTATGAAAATCTGAATAACaacgaaaatgatgaaaatttttttaaaataattgatGGCCTTCAAAATGCATggacaaatataaataatgataagtTCCCCAATGCCGATAATATATGTCATCCCGACAAAACGCTGGTTGATATGAAGTATTTAAAAGATGTTAAACATTTGTTTGATTTTATTGAAGATTTTTCTACCATCAAAACGGCAGCTATCAAAGATACGAATAACGCTTGTCAGAAATATATTGACTACCTTAAACTTAAGGTTCCTTTGTACTATGAATGGAATGACGTATGTAcaatggaagaagaaaacatttGTACAAAGTACATTGATGATTATCCAAAGTATAAtccaaaaaatgtgttgGAGAATTTATCTGTAGTTAGTCTTGCATTGGCATCCATATTCAATGATTgttatcaaaatattataaatttgtttaCGGAAGCTGAGAAGATCGAGCCACGCACTGTTCTGAAGCATAGAGACATTACAGGACCATCCGAAAGTAACGTCGTAAAGATAGGCGGAAGAGCTTTAGCAGAAGCGATTAGCGATACCTCCCAGTCTGGGAACATGTTAATTGGCATTAATGCCTTGGCTACTTCGCTCTTTTCCGTGGTGAAGAGATTCAACTCTTACGTGTTTAGCCTGGTCGCACCGGTGGGCCTTTCCCTGCTGGGCCTGCTGTTATTTCTGTACGTCCTCTACAAGGTGAGCAAACGGATGAGCGGACGGATGAATGTATAATGTGTGCGTGTGGTGTGTAGcgtgtgaatttttttaccatgCTGAGATGTccacttttttgtgaaaagtGTGCATCTACAGGGTGGAATAAGCGGGCGTCATCATTTATACTCCATCCCaccgttttccttttctttagTTTACCCCCATTGGGAAATCGATTTCTCGCACCCACAAACGAGTGAAGAACAAGTTTGTTCGCAACAAGAGGGATGATTTTGATGACGACGAGgatgatgacgatgacgACAGCGACAACAGTAGCGACTTGAAGTCAAGCTCAAGTATGGAGTCATTACTTAGTAATTCATAGGTGCACatgaaaatgcaaaggtCGAATGACGCTTCCTTACATCGAGTATAAATTGAGAGTAAAACGAGTGTTAGCTGGCGCTATGAGAGCAAAGCCGAAGTAATGTTTCACGTtaagagttaaaaaaaatatatgaaaaatagcGAAATGAGAAGAGTGGAGAGAAGAGAGGGGGGTAGGGGtgtgtattatatatacaacaCATATACACTCTCATCTCAAATTAAGATAACtataataatgttaaaaagggTGATGACAAATGGTTCCTTGATAGAGATATGGTATATAACCTATCCTTTGAGAATGAAGAAGCGCATTTTGTAAATGGAGAGTTCGTCGGAGAATTCTCTGCATGGCTAAAAGGTAGCAATGTGAGATAGCTAGAGTGGGCGCATAGAGGGGTGTCGCGTGACATCAAATTAGGATAGTGCGTGCACGTGGTTCACAAAGAGATAGTGTGTTGTAACTGTAAGAGAAAGGAATATCCTTTGCAGCGGGAAAGAAtgacccctccccccaagtGAGTCAGAGTGTGTTACCCCGAGTGAGTGTCTCCCACGGCCTGTTTGTCTGGAACTTACGAAATTGCCGAAGTGTTCCTTTCAAACAAGAAGCAATGGTAAAATTATGGGGTAAATGGGAAAAGGTGCCCCGTGGTTAGAACTAATATGCCACCGAGTTGGTGTAACTCTCCTAATTAGAAGTAGACAACGGGTAGTCGTAATTGGAAAGTTTATGCGTGTATGATTCTGTTACGTGGAGTTATCTCGGCCAAGTATAATTTAGGACCCGTTCTATCCAAGTTGGTGTGCTACGATTTGTGATAAGCTCATGGTAGAGTTAGTAGTACTGTAAAGCTAGAAGAGTGAATTTTGTGAAAGGGACAGAAAGGTGTAAATAGGTAGAAGGCAAAAACATACTGCACAAGATCGTTTTGCAAATGCCTAATGATAAGCAGATAGCTTCGATAAGCAACTTTGCAGAGAAGTGGTGAAGCATTAATCGTAACACATCTTATTTGTGTAGAAACGGTCCCATTACAATGGCGCTATGAGGAAGATGCTATAGTCGTacattttacaaattttcGATTGTAtacttttacaattttgtgctCACCTGATGATGGCACAGTGACGCATACACATTTGAGTCTACTATACTTGCCATATGTAAGAAGGCAGAAGAAATGTGGAAGTGAGAGTTAGggtttattatatacaaaatttCTCTTCTGCGATGTTCTTTCTTTATACATTAATAAGTATAAAAGTTCCTACAGCAAAAATGAGACACAACAAAATAgaatttctctttttcgtaGTTAACATTATATAAGTTAGCTTTTTGTTTTAGTAAATAAATCTTCAACTTAGCACTTCGTGTGAAGATATAAAtagtacctttttttttttttttgattaaaagaggggaaaaaaatcatatgatgaattttttttatcatattgaACACATCTCAAATAGattcttttatttgaaatgtTACCGAAAGGAGGAGTGCTTTTGTGCGCGAAGAATTACCATGCGTAAGTTTACAGGAGcaataataatgtaattaaaagttaattttgttattcctGGACAACATTAACCATTTAGCAGAAATACTAAAACGAGTTAACTTGTTACAATAATCCGCTAAGTATCGCGTCCATTGCGATCGTTTAAACACATCACGTTCTTTTCTGCAAAGCCTCACAAGGCAGAAGACTTAGCAGCAGAGCGTATagcatatgtataatatgcATAACATGATGGTAGGAAGGATGAAAAAAGCATATAATTGAAGCAAACTTTAAAATGCTAGGAGAAATTTTTGTAGACTAATTTTTAGGACTGAAAGATgttgataattttattagTTGACAAAAGCAGTCCACTAAAAAGGGATGCTTTTTGAAAGGTGGTTCTCATTTGAGGAAAAGTTATGGAAATTTTGTGAATTCTAACAAAAGAGTGCAGCTCATTtagatattatattatatgcctTTATAgcttattatatatgtttacataaatgcataaaccatttttattttttcatattttatatttatttattgttcttttttttttaattttttttttttttctttttttttttgggtatTCTTTGCTTAATTTATTCATTACTATTTGAAgcattatgttttttaattaataacattataaattttcGTATTGTAAACAGATTTCTTCCATTTAATTaaagaatttaataaattacgAATTAAGTCATCGTAGTTAGTGGCAGATTTAGTggtaaaaatgtacttttaGAGCAATTTTATtggatttccttttttctatataggctaagtaaattttataataaaaaaatatgaaaaattgtaCTACCTACATGATGATGATGTACAAAAATTTCATGCGGTAAAGGTAAACAAAAAGGCACTTCTTATCCGAAAtagtaatataataaatatgcgTATAAAAAGCAATGAATGATGGGGAAGCAACCGATTGATATTAAAATTGccaaaattttgataaatcaccattataaatttgtttcttcATTATGGTTattgccttttcttttcctgcatgtttttttaatacatatgGACAACCTCGCTGGGGTAGCGTTATTCGGACCACATGTTAAATATGCTAttattttgccaaaaaaagggaaaaatgtcGTTTAGTAAAATCATTTGCCTTTAACTTATTGgtagcaaattttatttgaaataatACTAATACATATTTGGGAACCTctgtaaattatatttcaaaataaagaccccatatattttgttaaatatcttttaaaaatataaattattatttgcatttgcagcgactaaaaaattattaaatttttccgCGACTGCATTATACCACAAGTTTACAAAAATACGCAAAGCATTAGCCTATTTTTGCGTTGTTAATGCGGGAACGTGTTTCCAGTTGTCATAAAAAGGTTCTTTTCAAATGTTGCATTGTTGGtttattgtaattataataattactgctatcattattataataataattattattattattattgctgttaaatgtattataatatgGTCTACTGATTATTCTCATAATTATTATCGTCATTATTATCACAATTATtgtcattattattttatagctAAAAGTGCATTTAGATGGATAACTCCGTGCTGTAGAATTATTTTGACGGggtaattatttaaaaaaaggcacgcAAAATTAAGCTCTGTGATTACTTTGATTTAATGCATAGAGATATATGTATCATTTACCTTTTTATTCCCCTCTCCatgttaaataatttttcggAGTTATTCAtaatgattaattttttttttttttcccccctaaATGGCAACATTATTACATGCTAAAAAATGTCTTAAAAATGCAGCAccgaaaaaattaagttatctattttgaaaattttgttcgaaaaatttgtatatttggAATATTCTTTCGTAAGTTCTatttaatttcgtttttaatttttttacaaataagttatgtaaaaatattttaaaatagtttttttgGTCTTGTTCTTTTgtagtttttccttttcgttatTATATCTTTATGTAACATTTAGTTCgtttgaaaataatacagaAAGGAACCAATCAAAGTGAGAATACGAATTCTTCTTGTAcgtttcattatttatactTATTATTATACTATAGCGCTCTTTTCAAATTCAGCATTATAGAAAATTTTGACAGCCTTAATAATTAGCACGATGAAAGAAAATAACGTAAGGTCTCTCCTTTTCGTTAAAGTTGCCACCATCCTCCTTTTGGCGTATACAAATCAGACTTGCAACGATTcggtaggaaaaaaattacaaaatggcaATAGCGACATGAGTGATAAAATATGGATGTGACGAtttcgtgttttttttttctttcttccctttcgaaTCCGCTTtatggttttatttttcgaacCATTGCATCAGCGCAGAAACGAATTGACGTATCTATCTTTGTAAATAAGAAAAACTAACTTGCTTTCCTATGTCTTGCTACCCTTTTTTTAGAACAAACTTGGAACATCATTGGTTGAGGATGCGACTGCCAATGGCGAATTTGGTTTAAGAGTTCAACGATTGTTAGGAGGAAGCCGATCGAGCCGAgattccatttttgcagatTCTTTTTatgatgacgacgatgatgatgatgataataatgataaattattCGATTATGATTCTGATCACAAATCAAGACGTGAAGTAAAAGATAGGCACCATCGCCACCGCCACAGTCATAGCCATCGTCATAAACGTCGACACAGCCATAAACACCGCACATCATCAAGATCACGACgtgaaaaagaggaaagtaGTACTActaatgatgatgatgatgaagtACTTAGCTTATCCAGATTTGATGTTGACGACGATAAGGACGACCGAAGTCACTCCCGATATAGTGTAGACTATGATGATGAAAACGATGATGAACCCAGTTCATCACGACCTGCATCTACTGATTATGATGATATAATAGATCTTACGAATGCAAGAAGATCTGGTTCAAAATACAGAATATCATCAATGGATATCGAATTATATCCAGAACATGAAGATGAATATctttttgaaggaaaaagacgATCTGGGGGTGTGCTTAAAAAAGCCGATAATTattgtgaaaataaaatcttCGATGCCTTGAGTGCTTTAGACAAATATAAGGAATATTATGGGGAAGAGAGAAGAGTTATGAAACAAGCTGCTTATAGGAAAGCTACAAAGGTATTTGCTATTCCTGGCGCAGCTGCACTATCTCCACTCATAATAACGTTGTTCTTAACGACGAGTAATGTTGTTGCTTTACCTTTGGCAGCTTCCGCTGTTATATTGGGTGGaattttgtacaaaaaaagtaaagaCAAAAGTGACTATGGAAGACCTCACTTAAAAAGCATAACTTACTAATCCCgttaagaaaagaaaattgtcTCTCAAATTGTTAAATTTTAAgctatatataatgtacCATATAGAGAAcgcgaaatggcaaaaaagatAATCCTTACCCATCAACTCCCCCTTACGCTGAATAGTActcaatttttacaatgtAGAGCGTAGGGCATATCTACCTATTTTGAACTACCTCGATACAGAACAATAGCAAAAGTAGTACCCTTTTAACTTTGCGGAAACTTTAATGTTttgttatttctttttctatttaaaatttttttcgagTTAAATTCAAAGATTTGACGTAACATACTAGGTATGAACACCGATTTTTTGTTTCGCACAAATGCGTGATTTGATGTTGTGCGAGATTGCCGCACCTGGAATTTTCATCACACACACGGTTaagcgcatatatatatgatatatatatatatatatatatatatatatatatgtacgcgtGTATATGCGTATACGTGTGCCCGTTTTGCGAAGAACCTGCGCTTGTGCATTACTCGTGACACACGAATTGACACTGCATATGACTCCATTTACTTAATGCGGTAATTAATACTCTTACAtgctaaaaatgaaaatttgtttcgtttttttttgagtaaaATTTTGTTTGATGTATTGCCTTAGCTTAAAATATACCCGTGGCattattattgttaattttgtttttgaaaatgaaagCTTTAGAAGCGCCATATCATAgatgcatatatgcatgtgtgtacgtatgtatatgtatacataggTAGCTATGTTTTGGCACAGTTGTTTATCACCTTATGCAACCCTAAGGTTGCATACTTTTCATTTCTAACGTGACTGCTTGGAACCCCAGGAAAAACTTTAATTACTCAAAAAGTACAAAGAAACTTTAtgaattttgaaatatttatattatgaattatatgC
Coding sequences within:
- a CDS encoding hypothetical protein (encoded by transcript PVX_113225A), with amino-acid sequence MKENNVRSLLFVKVATILLLAYTNQTCNDSNKLGTSLVEDATANGEFGLRVQRLLGGSRSSRDSIFADSFYDDDDDDDDNNDKLFDYDSDHKSRREVKDRHHRHRHSHSHRHKRRHSHKHRTSSRSRREKEESSTTNDDDDEVLSLSRFDVDDDKDDRSHSRYSVDYDDENDDEPSSSRPASTDYDDIIDLTNARRSGSKYRISSMDIELYPEHEDEYLFEGKRRSGGVLKKADNYCENKIFDALSALDKYKEYYGEERRVMKQAAYRKATKVFAIPGAAALSPLIITLFLTTSNVVALPLAASAVILGGILYKKSKDKSDYGRPHLKSITY
- a CDS encoding variable surface protein Vir14-related (encoded by transcript PVX_113230A), with translation MEKDPKYKDLPSQIYYDKLNEDIIEEEDDEHEENEESQENVYWEAIEGSYEQTPWVRDVFFKLERNLTEINESRGEDSLSKKHCYDLNYWLYEQVYENLNNNENDENFFKIIDGLQNAWTNINNDKFPNADNICHPDKTLVDMKYLKDVKHLFDFIEDFSTIKTAAIKDTNNACQKYIDYLKLKVPLYYEWNDVCTMEEENICTKYIDDYPKYNPKNVLENLSVVSLALASIFNDCYQNIINLFTEAEKIEPRTVLKHRDITGPSESNVVKIGGRALAEAISDTSQSGNMLIGINALATSLFSVVKRFNSYVFSLVAPVGLSLLGLLLFLYVLYKFTPIGKSISRTHKRVKNKFVRNKRDDFDDDEDDDDDDSDNSSDLKSSSSMESLLNNYNNVKKGDDKWFLDRDMVYNLSFENEEAHFVNGEFVGEFSAWLKGSNVR